The following proteins are encoded in a genomic region of Streptococcus gwangjuense:
- a CDS encoding CPCC family cysteine-rich protein, producing the protein MNKTGKENLIIIDGREYVHCPVCGTITAVYDICDVCQWQNTGETNIDGGPNEMTLAEAKEAYVNGIPII; encoded by the coding sequence ATGAATAAGACTGGAAAAGAGAATTTGATAATCATTGATGGTCGAGAATATGTCCATTGTCCAGTATGTGGTACTATTACAGCAGTGTATGACATCTGTGACGTCTGTCAGTGGCAAAACACAGGAGAAACTAATATAGATGGTGGCCCTAATGAAATGACCCTTGCGGAGGCTAAAGAAGCTTATGTTAATGGAATTCCAATAATATAA
- a CDS encoding 16S rRNA processing protein RimM yields MAILDDLRALYDNGWDASFDYKGQVCGIFPNSVYDIVVVLGDNEYKVVSFDELISLQINGKTLLEIMSEVEVQYG; encoded by the coding sequence ATGGCGATATTAGATGATTTACGAGCATTGTATGACAATGGTTGGGACGCTTCTTTTGATTATAAGGGGCAAGTATGTGGTATTTTTCCTAATTCTGTTTATGACATTGTAGTCGTACTTGGAGATAATGAATATAAAGTGGTATCTTTTGATGAGTTAATTTCTTTACAGATTAACGGGAAAACTTTGCTGGAAATCATGAGTGAGGTTGAAGTGCAATATGGTTGA